One genomic region from Paraburkholderia azotifigens encodes:
- a CDS encoding LLM class flavin-dependent oxidoreductase translates to MTLLSVLDQTPVIDGHTVADAIAATVELAQLADDLGYTRYWCAEHHGLYGVSNPCPEVMLAHLGSVTRRIRIGSGGIMLPYYSPFKVAEQFMMLEALFPNRVDLGVGRAPGGDMRTAQAVAAGAYNRGELFPQQVTELVALMNGTLPSDHLAHGVLLQPQIETRPQLWVLGSSDFGGMLAAQLGIRFSFAHFINAHFGHAVAHAYRDRFKPGHEQTPYLAAAVFVICADTEQEAADLEKAVDLRRVQMAYGLNAPVPSVAQGLEQEYGERERLIIDREKPRSIIGTPESVTERLHALQEQFDADELIVLTVAGSYHARLRSYQLLAEAFDLGKS, encoded by the coding sequence ATACGGTAGCCGACGCGATCGCCGCGACGGTCGAACTCGCGCAACTCGCCGACGACCTCGGCTACACGCGCTACTGGTGCGCCGAACATCACGGGCTATACGGCGTGTCGAACCCGTGCCCCGAAGTGATGCTCGCGCACCTCGGGAGCGTGACGCGGCGCATCCGCATCGGCTCGGGCGGCATCATGCTGCCGTACTACAGCCCGTTCAAGGTCGCCGAGCAGTTCATGATGCTCGAGGCGCTGTTTCCGAACCGCGTCGATCTGGGCGTCGGACGCGCGCCGGGTGGCGACATGCGTACCGCGCAGGCCGTCGCGGCGGGCGCCTACAATCGCGGCGAACTGTTTCCGCAGCAGGTGACCGAACTCGTCGCGCTGATGAACGGCACGCTGCCGTCCGATCATCTCGCGCACGGTGTGTTGTTGCAGCCGCAGATCGAGACGCGCCCGCAACTATGGGTGCTAGGTTCCAGCGATTTCGGCGGCATGCTGGCCGCGCAATTGGGCATCCGCTTTTCATTCGCGCATTTCATCAATGCGCATTTCGGGCACGCCGTAGCGCATGCGTATCGCGATCGCTTCAAGCCTGGGCACGAGCAGACGCCGTATCTCGCGGCAGCCGTGTTCGTGATCTGCGCGGACACGGAGCAGGAAGCCGCCGACCTCGAAAAAGCCGTCGATCTGCGCCGCGTGCAGATGGCGTACGGACTGAACGCGCCGGTGCCATCTGTCGCGCAGGGGCTCGAGCAGGAGTACGGCGAGCGCGAGCGGCTGATCATCGACCGGGAAAAGCCCCGCAGCATCATCGGCACGCCGGAGTCCGTGACGGAGCGGCTGCACGCGCTGCAGGAACAGTTCGACGCGGACGAACTGATCGTGCTCACCGTTGCGGGTAGCTATCACGCGCGCCTGCGTTCGTACCAACTGCTGGCTGAGGCGTTCGATCTCGGCAAGTCATGA
- the dut gene encoding dUTP diphosphatase, protein MKLDLKILDPRMREQLPAYATTGSAGLDLRACLDAPLTLEPGQTALVPTGLAIHLADPGYAALILPRSGMGHKHGIVLGNLVGLIDSDYQGQLMISTWNRGTTTFTLNPMERLAQLVIVPVVQATFNIVDEFDSSDRGEGGFGSTGKH, encoded by the coding sequence ATGAAACTCGACCTGAAGATTCTCGATCCGCGCATGCGTGAACAACTCCCCGCCTACGCTACGACGGGCAGCGCGGGCCTCGATCTGCGCGCGTGTCTCGACGCGCCGCTGACGCTGGAACCCGGCCAGACGGCGCTCGTGCCGACCGGCCTCGCGATCCATCTCGCCGATCCCGGTTACGCGGCGCTGATTCTGCCGCGCTCGGGCATGGGTCATAAGCACGGTATCGTGCTGGGTAACCTGGTCGGGTTGATCGACTCGGACTACCAGGGCCAGCTGATGATCTCGACGTGGAACCGCGGCACGACCACGTTCACGTTGAATCCGATGGAGCGTCTCGCGCAACTGGTGATCGTTCCCGTCGTACAGGCGACGTTCAACATCGTCGACGAGTTCGATTCGAGCGATCGCGGCGAAGGGGGCTTCGGCAGCACGGGGAAACACTGA
- the clpA gene encoding ATP-dependent Clp protease ATP-binding subunit ClpA, whose amino-acid sequence MIAQELEVSLHMAFMEARQARHEFITVEHLLLALLDNPTAAEVLRACAANIEDLRQNLRNFIHDNTPTVPGTDDVDTQPTLGFQRVIQRAIMHVQSTSNGKKEVTGANVLVAIFGEKDSHAVYYLQQQGVTRLDVVNFISHGIAKTNSSEAAKSTDANAESDEAAAQKETPLAQFTQNLNQMAKDGRIDPLIGREAEVERVVQVLCRRRKNNPLLVGEAGVGKTAIAEGLAWRITRGEVPDILVDAQVYSLDMGALLAGTKYRGDFEQRLKTVLKELKERPNAILFIDEIHTLIGAGAASGGTLDASNLLKPALSSGTLKCIGATTFTEFRGIFEKDAALSRRFQKIDVTEPTVEQTVAILRGLKSRFEEHHGVKYSSGALSAAAELSARFITDRHLPDKAIDVIDEAGAAQRILPKSKQKKTIGKSEIEEIISKIARVPAQSVSQDDRSKLQTLDRDLKAVVFGQDPAIDALSASIKMARAGLGKTDKPIGAFLFSGPTGVGKTEVARQLAFTLGIELIRFDMSEYMERHAVSRLIGAPPGYVGFDQGGLLTEAVTKKPHCVLLLDEIEKAHPDIYNVLLQVMDHGTLTDNNGRKADFRNVIIIMTTNAGAESMQKSTIGFTTRRETGDEMADIKRMFTPEFRNRLDATISFRSLDEEIIMRVVDKFLMQLEDQLHEKKVDALFTDALRKHLAKHGFDPLMGARPMQRLIQDTIRRALADELLFGKLMSGGRVTVDVDAEDKIQLTFDENSAPPRNPNPEAVEVD is encoded by the coding sequence ATGATTGCCCAGGAACTGGAAGTCAGCCTGCACATGGCGTTCATGGAAGCGCGCCAGGCGCGGCATGAGTTCATCACGGTCGAACATCTTTTGCTGGCGCTGTTGGACAATCCGACGGCGGCTGAAGTGCTGCGCGCGTGCGCGGCCAACATCGAAGACCTGCGTCAGAACCTGCGCAACTTCATTCACGACAATACGCCGACCGTTCCGGGCACTGACGACGTCGATACGCAGCCCACGCTGGGTTTCCAGCGTGTGATCCAGCGCGCGATCATGCACGTCCAGTCCACGTCGAACGGCAAGAAGGAAGTGACGGGCGCGAACGTGCTCGTGGCGATCTTCGGCGAGAAGGATTCGCACGCGGTGTATTACCTGCAGCAGCAGGGCGTGACGCGTCTGGACGTCGTCAATTTCATTTCGCACGGTATCGCGAAGACGAACAGTTCGGAAGCCGCGAAGTCGACCGACGCGAATGCGGAATCGGACGAAGCCGCCGCGCAGAAGGAAACGCCGCTTGCACAATTTACGCAGAACCTGAACCAGATGGCGAAGGACGGCCGCATCGATCCGTTGATCGGACGCGAGGCGGAAGTCGAACGCGTCGTGCAGGTGCTGTGCCGCCGGCGCAAGAACAATCCGTTGCTGGTCGGCGAGGCCGGCGTTGGCAAGACGGCGATCGCGGAAGGTCTCGCATGGCGCATCACGCGCGGCGAAGTGCCCGACATTCTCGTCGACGCGCAGGTGTATTCGCTGGATATGGGCGCGCTGCTCGCGGGCACCAAGTATCGCGGCGACTTTGAGCAGCGGCTCAAGACGGTTCTGAAGGAACTCAAGGAACGTCCGAACGCGATCCTGTTCATCGACGAAATCCATACGCTGATCGGCGCGGGCGCCGCATCGGGCGGCACGCTGGACGCGTCGAACCTGCTGAAGCCGGCGCTGTCGTCGGGCACGCTCAAGTGCATCGGCGCGACGACGTTCACCGAATTCCGCGGTATCTTCGAAAAAGACGCGGCGTTGTCGCGCCGTTTCCAGAAGATCGACGTGACCGAGCCGACCGTCGAGCAGACGGTGGCGATCCTGCGCGGCCTGAAGTCGCGCTTCGAAGAGCATCACGGCGTGAAGTATTCGTCGGGTGCACTGTCGGCGGCGGCTGAGCTGTCGGCGCGCTTCATCACGGATCGTCATCTGCCCGACAAGGCGATCGACGTGATCGACGAAGCTGGCGCGGCGCAACGCATCCTGCCGAAGTCGAAGCAGAAGAAGACCATCGGCAAGAGCGAGATCGAAGAGATCATCTCGAAGATCGCGCGCGTGCCGGCGCAAAGCGTGTCGCAGGATGATCGCAGCAAGCTGCAGACGCTCGACCGCGATCTGAAGGCCGTCGTGTTCGGCCAGGATCCCGCCATCGACGCACTGTCGGCTTCGATCAAGATGGCGCGCGCGGGCCTCGGCAAGACGGACAAGCCGATCGGCGCGTTCCTGTTCTCCGGCCCGACGGGCGTCGGCAAGACGGAAGTGGCGCGGCAGCTGGCGTTCACGCTGGGCATCGAGCTGATCCGCTTCGACATGTCGGAGTATATGGAGCGTCACGCGGTGAGCCGTCTGATCGGCGCGCCGCCGGGATATGTCGGTTTCGATCAGGGCGGTCTGCTAACGGAAGCCGTGACGAAGAAGCCGCATTGCGTGCTGCTGCTCGACGAAATCGAGAAAGCGCATCCGGACATCTACAACGTGCTGCTGCAGGTGATGGATCACGGCACGCTGACGGATAACAACGGCCGTAAGGCGGACTTCCGCAATGTCATCATCATCATGACGACGAATGCGGGCGCCGAGTCGATGCAGAAGTCGACGATCGGTTTCACGACGCGCCGCGAAACGGGCGACGAAATGGCCGACATCAAGCGCATGTTCACGCCTGAGTTCCGTAACCGTCTGGATGCGACGATCAGCTTCCGCTCGCTCGATGAAGAAATCATCATGCGTGTGGTCGACAAGTTCCTGATGCAGCTGGAAGACCAGTTGCACGAGAAGAAGGTCGACGCGCTGTTCACCGACGCGCTGCGCAAGCATCTCGCGAAGCACGGTTTCGATCCGCTGATGGGCGCACGTCCGATGCAGCGTCTGATCCAGGACACGATCCGTCGTGCGCTGGCCGACGAGCTGCTGTTCGGCAAGCTGATGAGCGGCGGCCGCGTGACGGTGGATGTCGACGCGGAAGACAAGATTCAGCTGACGTTCGACGAGAACTCGGCGCCGCCGCGCAATCCGAATCCGGAAGCGGTGGAAGTCGACTAA
- the clpS gene encoding ATP-dependent Clp protease adapter ClpS, translating into MAIIPDKQDNTVLERQEQKLKPPAMFKVVLLNDDFTPMEFVVMVVQEYFNKDRETATQIMLKVHREGRGVCGVYTRDIASTKVEQVVTHARQAGHPLQCVMEEA; encoded by the coding sequence ATGGCGATTATCCCGGACAAGCAGGACAACACCGTACTGGAGCGGCAGGAACAAAAGCTGAAACCGCCTGCCATGTTCAAGGTGGTGCTGTTGAACGACGATTTCACGCCGATGGAATTCGTCGTGATGGTCGTGCAGGAGTATTTCAATAAAGATCGAGAGACCGCAACACAGATCATGTTGAAGGTCCATCGCGAAGGCAGGGGAGTTTGTGGGGTCTACACGCGGGACATCGCGTCGACCAAAGTCGAGCAAGTCGTTACCCACGCGCGGCAGGCAGGGCATCCGCTGCAGTGCGTGATGGAGGAAGCATGA
- the cspD gene encoding cold shock domain-containing protein CspD — translation MATGTVKWFNDAKGFGFITPDEGGEDLFAHFSAIQMNGFKTLKEGQKVSFEVVQGPKGKQASNIQSAA, via the coding sequence ATGGCAACTGGTACGGTCAAGTGGTTCAACGACGCAAAAGGTTTCGGATTCATTACGCCCGACGAAGGCGGTGAGGATCTGTTTGCACACTTTTCGGCTATCCAGATGAACGGTTTCAAGACCCTCAAGGAAGGCCAGAAGGTTAGCTTCGAGGTCGTTCAAGGCCCGAAGGGCAAACAGGCATCGAACATTCAGTCCGCAGCCTGA
- a CDS encoding multicopper oxidase family protein, whose protein sequence is MIRRDFLARTLGVAVASLFARNVSAQHSMHDMHGMTDMDDMPGMSSMHAAGNRAAHAAPTLAPETAMPAGAPLAALRTLPNESREPGVFRTTLVAQSMRRQLTPGRSTALWLYGDAAHGSIVGPLIDVREGDTVEIRFVNHLPQPSTIHWHGLPVPPDQDGNPMNPVAPGATQVYRFTLPPGSAGTYWYHPHPHMMSSEQVFRGLAGPIVVRAADDPLAAFPERHLFFTDLKLASDASIAPNDMMDWMNGREGQFVLVNGARRPRIEVAQDERWRLWNGCNARYLRLSLGGNRTFTQVGTDGGLLDKPRDGLTELLLAPGERAEIIVRAGTQASTAVLTAATYDRRKMTMTEGKSLPADPARPLADVRFTPSPTAASRAVPSALRPIGPLLSSTDNAADKAPRKSVVFSEAMDMSAMHRPGATMSALPPGMQFMINGASFDASRIALTSRRGEVEIWSIENRTDMDHPFHLHGTQFQVIARERGGVAAAEPYLAWRDTVNVQPGETVRIATVQRDAGERMFHCHILEHEDLGMMATLKVV, encoded by the coding sequence ATGATTCGCAGGGACTTTCTCGCCCGTACCTTGGGCGTTGCCGTCGCGTCGCTTTTCGCACGCAATGTTTCCGCCCAGCATTCAATGCATGACATGCACGGTATGACTGATATGGATGACATGCCCGGCATGTCGTCGATGCATGCCGCCGGCAATCGTGCCGCGCACGCGGCGCCGACGCTCGCACCCGAAACAGCGATGCCCGCAGGCGCGCCGCTCGCCGCATTGCGCACGCTGCCGAACGAAAGTCGCGAGCCGGGTGTGTTCCGCACGACGCTTGTCGCGCAATCCATGCGCCGCCAGTTGACGCCGGGGCGTTCGACCGCGCTGTGGCTGTATGGCGATGCCGCGCACGGATCCATCGTCGGTCCGCTCATCGACGTGCGCGAAGGCGACACCGTCGAAATCCGCTTCGTCAACCATTTGCCGCAGCCATCGACGATTCACTGGCACGGTCTGCCCGTGCCGCCCGATCAGGACGGCAATCCGATGAACCCGGTCGCGCCCGGCGCGACGCAGGTCTACCGCTTCACCTTGCCGCCCGGCAGCGCGGGCACGTACTGGTATCACCCGCATCCGCACATGATGTCGTCGGAGCAGGTGTTTCGCGGGCTGGCCGGCCCGATCGTCGTGCGCGCTGCCGACGATCCCCTCGCCGCGTTTCCCGAGCGTCATCTGTTCTTCACGGACCTGAAGCTGGCAAGCGACGCGTCCATCGCGCCGAACGACATGATGGACTGGATGAACGGCCGCGAAGGGCAGTTCGTGCTGGTGAACGGCGCACGCCGGCCGCGCATCGAGGTCGCGCAGGATGAGCGCTGGCGTCTGTGGAATGGTTGCAATGCCCGTTATCTGAGATTGTCGCTGGGCGGGAACCGGACCTTCACGCAGGTCGGCACGGATGGCGGCCTGCTCGACAAGCCGCGCGACGGCCTGACGGAGCTGTTGCTCGCGCCGGGCGAGCGGGCGGAGATCATCGTGCGCGCCGGCACGCAGGCGTCGACGGCGGTCCTCACGGCGGCCACTTACGACCGCCGCAAGATGACGATGACGGAGGGAAAGAGCCTGCCCGCCGATCCGGCCAGGCCGCTCGCCGACGTGCGCTTCACGCCGTCACCGACGGCTGCATCGCGCGCCGTGCCGTCTGCGCTGCGGCCGATCGGCCCGCTGCTGTCATCCACTGACAACGCGGCGGACAAAGCGCCGCGAAAATCGGTCGTTTTCTCGGAAGCGATGGACATGTCGGCAATGCACCGTCCCGGCGCTACGATGTCGGCGTTGCCGCCCGGCATGCAGTTCATGATCAACGGCGCGAGTTTCGATGCGTCGCGCATCGCGCTGACCAGCCGGCGCGGCGAAGTCGAAATCTGGTCGATCGAAAACCGCACCGACATGGATCATCCGTTTCATCTGCACGGTACGCAGTTTCAGGTGATCGCAAGGGAGCGGGGCGGCGTCGCGGCGGCCGAGCCGTATCTCGCATGGCGGGATACCGTCAACGTGCAGCCGGGCGAAACGGTGCGCATCGCGACGGTGCAGCGCGACGCGGGCGAGCGGATGTTCCATTGCCACATACTGGAACACGAGGATCTCGGCATGATGGCGACCCTCAAGGTTGTCTGA
- the icd gene encoding NADP-dependent isocitrate dehydrogenase: MAYQHITVPADGDKITVNPDFSLNVSDQPIIPYIEGDGTGVDITPVMIKVVDAAVEKAYGGKRKIHWMEIFAGEKATRVYGPDVWLPDETLEVVKDYIVSIKGPLTTPVGGGIRSLNVTLRQELDLYVCLRPVQYFKGVPSPLREPEKVNMVIFRENSEDIYAGIEWPAGSPEAKKVIQFLREEMGVKKIRFPDSSGLGVKPVSREGTERLVRKAIQYALDNDRRTVTLVHKGNIMKYTEGAFRDYGYALAQKEFNAELIDGGPWMKVKNPKTGNDVVVKDVIADAFLQQILLRPAEYDVIATLNLNGDYISDALAAQVGGIGIAPGANMSDSVAMFEATHGTAPKYAGKDYVNPGSEILSAEMMLRHIGWTEAADTILSSMEKSILSKRVTYDFARLMEGATQVSCSGFGQVMIENM; the protein is encoded by the coding sequence ATGGCGTATCAGCACATCACGGTTCCGGCTGACGGTGACAAGATCACCGTCAACCCGGATTTCTCGCTCAACGTTTCCGATCAGCCGATCATTCCGTACATCGAAGGCGACGGTACGGGTGTCGACATCACGCCCGTGATGATCAAGGTCGTCGATGCAGCCGTCGAAAAGGCATACGGCGGCAAGCGGAAGATCCACTGGATGGAAATCTTCGCGGGCGAGAAGGCGACCAGGGTCTATGGTCCCGACGTGTGGCTGCCCGATGAAACGCTGGAGGTCGTGAAGGACTACATCGTGTCGATCAAGGGGCCGCTCACGACGCCCGTCGGCGGCGGCATCCGCTCGCTGAACGTCACGCTGCGCCAGGAACTCGATCTGTATGTGTGCCTGCGTCCCGTGCAGTATTTCAAGGGCGTGCCGTCGCCGCTGCGCGAGCCGGAGAAGGTCAACATGGTGATCTTCCGCGAGAACTCGGAAGACATCTACGCGGGTATCGAATGGCCGGCCGGGTCGCCCGAGGCGAAGAAGGTCATTCAGTTCCTGCGCGAAGAAATGGGCGTGAAGAAGATCCGCTTCCCGGACTCGTCGGGTCTCGGCGTGAAGCCGGTGTCGCGCGAAGGCACCGAGCGTCTGGTGCGCAAGGCGATCCAGTATGCGCTCGACAACGATCGACGCACGGTCACACTGGTGCACAAGGGCAACATCATGAAGTACACGGAAGGCGCATTCCGTGACTACGGCTATGCGCTCGCGCAGAAGGAGTTCAACGCGGAGCTGATCGACGGCGGTCCGTGGATGAAGGTGAAGAATCCGAAGACGGGCAACGACGTGGTCGTGAAGGACGTGATCGCCGATGCTTTCCTGCAGCAGATCCTGTTGCGTCCCGCCGAATACGACGTGATCGCGACGCTGAACCTGAACGGCGACTACATCTCCGACGCGCTCGCTGCGCAGGTCGGTGGCATCGGCATCGCGCCGGGCGCGAACATGTCCGACTCCGTCGCGATGTTCGAAGCCACGCACGGCACGGCGCCGAAGTATGCAGGCAAGGACTACGTGAATCCGGGTTCGGAGATTCTGTCGGCGGAAATGATGCTGCGGCATATCGGCTGGACGGAAGCGGCGGATACGATTCTGTCGTCGATGGAAAAGTCGATTCTGTCGAAGCGTGTCACGTACGACTTCGCGCGCCTGATGGAAGGCGCGACGCAGGTGTCGTGCTCGGGGTTCGGTCAGGTGATGATCGAGAACATGTGA
- a CDS encoding pseudouridine synthase codes for MTLLALNKPFGTICQFSAHETRASLADWVKLPGVYPAGRLDSDSEGLLLLTDDGALQARIAEPRHKLVKRYWAQVEGAPTDQHLKALARGVDLRDYVTRPCRAEFVEPGDALWDRTPPIRYRAAIPTTWIELSITEGKNRQVRRMTAAVGFPTLRLVRVGIGALDIFSLGLQPGESLALSSRAPWDGVA; via the coding sequence ATGACTCTGCTCGCTCTCAACAAACCCTTCGGCACGATCTGCCAGTTTTCGGCGCATGAAACGCGCGCATCGCTGGCCGACTGGGTGAAGTTGCCCGGTGTCTATCCCGCCGGCCGGCTCGATTCCGATAGCGAAGGTCTGCTGCTGCTCACCGACGATGGCGCATTGCAGGCGCGTATCGCGGAACCCAGGCACAAACTGGTGAAGAGGTATTGGGCGCAAGTGGAAGGCGCGCCGACGGATCAACATCTGAAGGCGCTTGCGCGCGGCGTCGATCTGCGCGATTACGTCACGCGTCCTTGCCGCGCAGAATTCGTCGAACCGGGTGACGCACTATGGGATCGCACGCCGCCCATTCGATATCGCGCGGCCATTCCCACGACATGGATCGAACTGTCGATCACCGAAGGCAAGAACCGCCAGGTGCGCCGCATGACGGCGGCCGTCGGCTTTCCGACGCTGCGTCTCGTGCGTGTCGGTATCGGCGCGCTCGATATTTTTTCGCTCGGGCTGCAGCCCGGCGAGAGCCTCGCGCTATCTTCGCGCGCGCCGTGGGACGGCGTCGCGTAG
- a CDS encoding DUF192 domain-containing protein, translated as MRFSLRSLIARFAIAVALPVAALSAVSFAAMSAQDAHAQQMPQGAKQPGDFPRAKLTAGMFVIDAAVAANDADREQGLMYRTQLAPNEGMLFVFGENAVHCFWMKNTLIPLSIAFMRADGTITDIDEMQAETTNNHCPKNNGVYALEMSKGWFTSKGIKPGMKMQGLPAPQ; from the coding sequence GTGCGATTTTCATTGCGCTCGTTGATCGCGCGCTTCGCGATTGCAGTTGCATTGCCTGTTGCCGCGTTGTCGGCTGTGTCGTTCGCGGCGATGTCCGCGCAAGACGCTCATGCGCAGCAGATGCCGCAGGGCGCGAAACAACCCGGCGATTTCCCGCGCGCAAAACTCACGGCAGGCATGTTCGTGATCGATGCAGCCGTGGCCGCCAACGATGCCGATCGCGAGCAAGGCCTGATGTACCGCACGCAACTCGCGCCGAACGAAGGGATGCTCTTCGTGTTCGGCGAGAACGCCGTGCATTGCTTCTGGATGAAGAACACGCTGATTCCGCTGTCGATCGCCTTCATGCGAGCAGACGGCACGATCACCGACATCGACGAGATGCAGGCGGAAACGACCAACAACCATTGCCCGAAAAACAATGGTGTGTACGCGCTCGAAATGAGCAAGGGCTGGTTCACATCGAAGGGCATCAAGCCCGGCATGAAGATGCAGGGCCTGCCTGCGCCGCAATAA
- the fusA gene encoding elongation factor G, with protein MPRKTPIERYRNIGISAHIDAGKTTTTERILFYTGVTHKIGEVHDGAATMDWMEQEQERGITITSAATTAFWKGMAGNYPEHRINIIDTPGHVDFTIEVERSMRVLDGACMVYDSVGGVQPQSETVWRQANKYKVPRIAFVNKMDRVGADFFRVQKQIGERLKGVAVPIQIPIGAEEHFQGVVDLVKMKAIVWDDESQGIKFTYEEIPDNLKELAHEWREKMVEAAAESSEEMLEKYLTDHESLTEDEIKAGLRKRTIGNEIVPMLCGSAFKNKGVQAMLDAVIDYLPSPVDVPAILGHTEDDKEAERHPSDDEPFSALAFKIMTDPFVGQLIFFRVYSGVVESGDTVYNPVKEKKERLGRILQMHANERKEIKEVRAGDIAAAVGLKEATTGDTLCDPNNIIILERMIFPEPVISQAVEPKTKVDQEKMGIALNRLAQEDPSFRVQTDEESGQTIISGMGELHLEILVDRMKREFGVEATVGKPQVAYRETVRTKVEDVEGKFVKQSGGRGQYGHAVISLEPDPGKGYEFIDAIKGGVIPREFIPAVDKGIQETLKAGVLAGYPVVDVKVTLTFGSYHDVDSNENAFRMAGSMAFKEAMRKAKPVLLEPMMAVEVETPEDFMGNVMGDLSGRRGIVQGMEDIAGGGGKLVRAEVPLSEMFGYSTSLRSLTQGRATYTMEFKQYAETPNNVSEAIINSKSK; from the coding sequence GTGCCCCGCAAGACTCCTATCGAGCGATATCGGAACATCGGTATCAGTGCTCACATCGATGCCGGCAAGACCACCACCACCGAACGCATTCTTTTCTACACTGGCGTGACTCACAAGATCGGCGAGGTTCACGACGGCGCGGCGACGATGGACTGGATGGAACAGGAGCAGGAGCGCGGCATCACGATCACGTCGGCGGCCACGACGGCCTTCTGGAAAGGCATGGCCGGCAATTATCCGGAGCACCGGATCAACATCATCGACACGCCGGGACACGTCGACTTCACAATCGAAGTCGAACGCTCGATGCGCGTGCTCGACGGCGCGTGCATGGTCTACGACTCGGTCGGCGGCGTGCAGCCGCAGTCCGAAACCGTGTGGCGTCAGGCGAACAAGTACAAGGTGCCGCGCATCGCGTTCGTCAACAAGATGGACCGCGTGGGCGCGGACTTCTTCCGCGTGCAGAAGCAGATCGGCGAGCGCCTGAAGGGCGTGGCCGTGCCCATCCAGATTCCCATCGGCGCGGAAGAGCATTTCCAGGGCGTCGTCGATCTCGTGAAGATGAAGGCGATCGTGTGGGACGACGAAAGCCAGGGCATCAAGTTCACGTACGAAGAGATCCCCGACAACCTGAAGGAACTCGCGCACGAGTGGCGCGAGAAGATGGTCGAGGCGGCGGCGGAATCGAGTGAAGAAATGCTCGAAAAGTACCTGACCGATCACGAGAGCCTGACGGAAGACGAGATCAAGGCGGGCCTGCGCAAGCGCACGATCGGCAACGAGATCGTGCCGATGCTGTGCGGCAGCGCGTTCAAGAACAAGGGCGTGCAGGCGATGCTCGACGCCGTGATCGACTATCTGCCCTCGCCTGTCGACGTGCCCGCCATTCTGGGTCACACGGAAGACGACAAGGAAGCGGAGCGTCATCCGAGCGACGACGAGCCGTTCTCGGCGCTCGCGTTCAAGATCATGACGGACCCGTTCGTCGGCCAGCTGATTTTCTTCCGCGTGTACTCGGGCGTCGTCGAATCGGGCGACACCGTCTACAACCCGGTGAAGGAAAAGAAAGAGCGCCTCGGCCGTATTCTTCAGATGCACGCGAACGAGCGCAAGGAAATCAAGGAAGTGCGCGCGGGCGACATCGCGGCGGCTGTCGGCCTGAAGGAAGCGACGACGGGCGATACCTTGTGTGATCCGAACAACATCATCATCCTCGAGCGGATGATTTTCCCGGAGCCGGTGATCTCTCAGGCCGTCGAGCCGAAGACGAAGGTCGACCAGGAAAAGATGGGCATCGCGCTGAACCGTCTTGCGCAGGAAGACCCGTCTTTCCGCGTGCAAACGGATGAAGAATCCGGCCAGACGATCATCTCGGGCATGGGCGAGCTGCACCTGGAAATTCTCGTCGACCGGATGAAGCGCGAATTCGGCGTCGAGGCGACGGTGGGCAAGCCGCAGGTTGCGTATCGCGAGACGGTGCGCACGAAGGTCGAGGATGTCGAAGGCAAGTTCGTCAAGCAGTCGGGTGGCCGAGGCCAGTACGGTCACGCGGTGATCTCGCTCGAACCCGATCCGGGCAAGGGCTATGAGTTCATCGACGCGATCAAGGGCGGCGTGATTCCACGCGAGTTCATTCCTGCCGTCGACAAGGGCATTCAGGAGACGCTGAAGGCGGGCGTGCTGGCGGGCTATCCTGTCGTGGACGTGAAGGTGACGCTGACTTTCGGTTCGTACCACGACGTCGACTCGAACGAAAACGCGTTCCGCATGGCTGGTTCGATGGCGTTCAAGGAAGCGATGCGCAAGGCGAAGCCTGTGCTGCTCGAACCGATGATGGCCGTCGAAGTGGAGACGCCTGAAGACTTCATGGGTAACGTGATGGGCGATCTGTCGGGCCGTCGTGGGATTGTGCAGGGGATGGAGGATATTGCCGGTGGCGGCGGCAAGCTCGTGCGTGCCGAAGTGCCGCTGTCCGAGATGTTCGGGTATTCGACTTCACTGCGCTCTCTCACGCAGGGGCGTGCTACTTATACGATGGAGTTCAAGCAGTACGCTGAGACGCCGAACAACGTGTCGGAAGCCATTATTAATTCGAAATCCAAGTAG